Proteins encoded within one genomic window of Mycolicibacterium monacense:
- a CDS encoding FUSC family protein — MLTPAVLWRRAADRIQRRDPERDALRRAGRAAIVLPVAAAASFTLAGGTQAPMFTIFGSVALLILADFPGNRAARALAYAGLGFNGAILITLGTLTAPHPWLGVALMFVLGVVVTFSGVLSEVIAAGQRATLMTFVLPACTAPGPIDERLTGWLIALALCVPAALFLFPPRHHDDLRRHAATVCRSLADCLDGDASTRDVHRAMNALWENFVNADFRPVALTAGSRALVRVVDDLGWLSDRVTDDTAALLGDMKPPIVRVLRDAAAVVRIHDRQVRAARNADLDAALDELRSIAHGRYREDIEQILAVPDDATAVAVSRTLLGRRTFSATVGVTGRIIRNAALADARPVWARVLGRRLPRTGAADWVMPETTAVAAITKGFVATRAVVLRNSLRTGLGLALAVTVTQVFPVEHGFWVVLGAMSVLRSSALTTGTRVLRAVAGTAIGFLLGVALIEVVGVEPAVMWLLLPVVAFGSAYVPEIASFIAGQAAFTMMVLIIFNVIAPTGWSVGLIRVEDVVLGALVGATVSLLMWPRGASATVTAAVRDACEAGAALLRAAVLRVTRGSSEQAADRVTALSHAALEASRTLDDAVRQYLSENGGKTDVRAPVVRAANRAVRLRAAAELIADVVPPPLGVYPQTRRVLEAHAELVCRRLVGPAPEAVHTPPISDDVALALRPEAEENDLAISAALPLVTVAAHLGELELLYPRAEQPLTTGR; from the coding sequence ATGCTGACCCCGGCCGTCCTGTGGCGCCGGGCCGCCGACCGCATCCAGCGCCGTGACCCCGAACGGGACGCGCTGCGCCGCGCGGGGCGGGCTGCGATCGTGCTGCCGGTCGCCGCGGCGGCGAGTTTCACCCTGGCCGGCGGCACGCAGGCGCCGATGTTCACGATCTTCGGTTCGGTGGCGCTGCTGATCCTCGCCGACTTCCCGGGCAACCGGGCCGCGCGGGCACTGGCCTATGCGGGGCTCGGGTTCAACGGCGCGATCCTGATCACGCTCGGCACCCTGACCGCACCGCATCCCTGGCTCGGGGTCGCGCTGATGTTCGTCCTCGGCGTCGTGGTGACTTTCTCCGGGGTGCTCAGCGAGGTCATCGCCGCCGGGCAGCGGGCCACGCTGATGACCTTCGTGCTGCCGGCCTGCACCGCGCCGGGCCCGATCGACGAGCGGCTCACCGGATGGCTCATCGCGCTGGCCCTCTGTGTGCCGGCCGCGCTGTTCCTGTTCCCGCCCCGCCACCACGACGACCTGCGCAGGCACGCGGCGACGGTGTGCCGGTCGCTGGCGGACTGCCTCGACGGTGACGCGTCGACCAGAGACGTCCACCGGGCGATGAACGCGCTGTGGGAGAACTTCGTCAACGCCGACTTCCGCCCGGTGGCGCTCACGGCGGGCAGCCGTGCGCTGGTCCGGGTGGTCGACGACCTCGGGTGGCTGTCCGACCGCGTCACCGACGACACCGCGGCGCTGCTGGGCGATATGAAGCCGCCGATCGTGCGGGTGCTGCGTGACGCGGCGGCGGTGGTGCGGATCCACGATCGGCAGGTGCGCGCCGCCCGCAACGCCGATCTGGACGCCGCTCTGGACGAGTTGCGCTCGATCGCCCACGGCCGTTATCGGGAGGACATCGAGCAGATCCTCGCGGTGCCCGACGACGCCACCGCGGTCGCCGTCTCCCGCACCCTGCTGGGCCGGCGCACCTTCTCGGCGACGGTCGGGGTGACCGGGCGCATCATCCGCAATGCCGCACTGGCCGATGCGCGTCCGGTGTGGGCGCGGGTGCTGGGGCGACGGCTGCCGCGCACCGGCGCCGCGGACTGGGTGATGCCCGAGACCACCGCGGTCGCGGCCATCACCAAGGGTTTCGTGGCGACCCGGGCCGTGGTCCTGCGCAACAGCCTGCGTACCGGCCTGGGGTTGGCCCTGGCCGTCACGGTCACCCAGGTGTTCCCGGTCGAGCACGGCTTCTGGGTGGTGCTGGGTGCGATGTCGGTGCTGCGCAGCAGCGCACTGACCACCGGCACGCGGGTGTTGCGCGCGGTGGCGGGCACCGCGATCGGGTTCTTGCTCGGGGTGGCGCTGATCGAAGTCGTCGGCGTGGAACCGGCGGTGATGTGGCTGCTGCTGCCGGTGGTGGCGTTCGGTTCGGCCTACGTCCCCGAGATCGCCTCGTTCATCGCGGGGCAGGCCGCGTTCACGATGATGGTGCTGATCATCTTCAACGTGATCGCGCCGACGGGGTGGTCGGTGGGGTTGATCCGGGTGGAGGATGTGGTGCTCGGCGCGCTGGTGGGTGCGACGGTCTCGCTGCTAATGTGGCCGCGCGGCGCCTCGGCGACGGTGACGGCGGCGGTGCGCGACGCCTGTGAGGCGGGCGCCGCGCTGCTGCGGGCCGCGGTGCTGCGGGTCACCCGCGGTTCGTCGGAGCAGGCCGCCGACCGGGTCACCGCACTCAGCCACGCTGCACTGGAAGCGTCCCGAACCCTCGATGACGCTGTACGCCAATATCTTTCGGAGAACGGCGGGAAGACCGACGTGCGGGCGCCCGTCGTCCGTGCAGCGAACCGCGCGGTCCGGTTGCGTGCCGCCGCCGAGCTGATCGCCGACGTCGTCCCGCCGCCGCTGGGGGTCTACCCACAGACGCGCCGGGTGCTCGAAGCGCACGCCGAGCTGGTCTGCCGTCGGTTGGTCGGCCCCGCGCCGGAGGCCGTCCACACACCGCCGATCAGCGACGACGTGGCTCTCGCGCTGCGCCCCGAGGCCGAAGAGAACGACCTGGCCATCTCCGCGGCGCTCCCGCTGGTCACCGTGGCCGCGCACCTGGGCGAGCTCGAGCTGCTGTACCCGCGCGCCGAGCAACCGCTGACCACCGGGCGCTGA
- a CDS encoding pirin family protein: MPAITADTLTLPRVTAPAPSDTERPVRSITTGPRGYEGEGFPVVRAFAGVSAADLDPFIHMDQMGEVEYEPGEPRGTDWHPHRGFETVTYMIDGRFAHQDSHGGGGLITDGATQWMTAGSGILHIETPPAELVESGGLFHGIQLWVNLPRKDKFATPRYQAIEGGQVKMLASEDGGALIRIIAGDVDSQDGPARGPGATHTPITMAHATVEPGARLNIPWNRDFNALVYVLSGRGAVGPVGHPIRQGQLAVFGPGDRLSVAAEPTQDSHRPALEVLILGGRPIREPVFHYGPFVMNSKSELIRAVEDYQAGKFGTIPPNALMPHTSGR; encoded by the coding sequence ATGCCTGCCATCACCGCCGACACCCTGACCCTGCCCCGCGTGACGGCGCCCGCGCCGTCCGACACCGAACGCCCCGTCCGCTCCATCACCACCGGTCCCCGCGGCTACGAAGGTGAGGGTTTCCCCGTCGTCCGCGCGTTCGCCGGCGTCAGCGCCGCCGACCTCGACCCCTTCATCCACATGGACCAGATGGGCGAGGTGGAATACGAGCCGGGCGAACCCCGCGGCACCGACTGGCATCCCCACCGCGGGTTCGAAACCGTCACCTACATGATCGACGGCCGCTTCGCGCACCAGGACTCCCACGGCGGCGGCGGCCTGATCACCGACGGCGCCACCCAGTGGATGACGGCCGGTTCCGGCATCCTGCACATCGAGACCCCGCCCGCCGAACTCGTCGAGAGCGGCGGACTGTTCCACGGCATCCAGCTCTGGGTGAACCTGCCGCGCAAGGACAAGTTCGCCACACCGCGCTATCAGGCCATCGAGGGCGGCCAGGTCAAGATGCTGGCGTCCGAGGACGGCGGCGCGCTGATCCGCATCATCGCCGGGGACGTCGACAGCCAGGACGGTCCCGCGCGCGGTCCCGGTGCCACCCACACGCCGATCACCATGGCGCATGCGACCGTGGAACCCGGTGCGCGGCTGAACATCCCGTGGAACCGCGACTTCAACGCGCTGGTGTACGTGCTGTCCGGACGCGGCGCCGTCGGCCCGGTCGGCCATCCGATCCGGCAGGGCCAGCTCGCGGTGTTCGGTCCCGGCGACCGCCTGAGCGTCGCGGCCGAGCCCACCCAGGACTCCCACCGCCCCGCCCTCGAGGTGCTGATCCTCGGCGGCAGGCCGATCCGTGAGCCGGTCTTCCACTACGGGCCGTTCGTGATGAACTCGAAGTCCGAGCTGATCCGGGCCGTCGAGGACTACCAGGCCGGCAAGTTCGGCACCATCCCGCCGAACGCGCTGATGCCGCACACGTCCGGCCGCTGA